The Osmerus eperlanus chromosome 1, fOsmEpe2.1, whole genome shotgun sequence genome includes the window TTAGTTGGAGTTCTCTAAggaaacaatgtgtgtgtgtctctctctcaatctgagTACACATGTTTTTGTTGATATAATAGTGTTCATGCATGCCAGTAGGAGATGTTCTATGTCTGTACTGTGTTACATCTAAGGACCATTACTATACTGCATGTTCCAACAGCACTAAATCCTTCAGTTTCTCCTCATTAATCTATAAGTGCTCTGGAGACCAAACTAGACCCAGGCTGCTACAGGGCGCTGCTACAGGGCGTACATCAGTCCCTACTTTTATCTCCCCCATGAGTAGAAGGTCTTGGCTGCATGCAGCATCCAGGCGTGAGAGAGGAGGCCTGTGATGATGCTGGCGTGGATggtaagtctgtgtgtgggtctgcaggcgcgtcagagggagaagatgaACGAGGAGCACAACAAGCGCCTGTCAGACACGGTGGACCGCCTGCTCACCGAGTCCAACGAGAGGCTGCAGCTGCACCTGAAGGAGCGCATGGCTGCGCTGGAGGACAAGgcaagctgcacacacacacacacacacacacacgagcatacacacacgcgcaatcatacacacgcacatacgatgctacacacaaacatgtacatgcatatacacacacatgcactattatagacacacacacgtatgcatgcatacacacatacctatgtgtacacacacacctgtaaaaACATGTCCTGACTCAGTATTCAACAtccatctccctctatcttctCCAGAACTCTTTGATTCAGGACCTGGAGAACTCCCAGAAGCAACTGGAGGAGTTCCACCACACCCGGGTCAGTGagcacctcacccctcccccaaccctaacctgacagtgtttcccctctcccacacacacacacacacacacagctcatacTGCCCCCTGAGCAGTCTCAGAGGACCTGACCCTGAAACTCCCAcaatgcctctctcctccaggagcgTCTgattggagagatagagaagctGAGGAATGAGATCGACCACCTCAAACGTCGTAGCGGGGTGTTTGGGGACGGAACACActcacggtacacacacacacttgagatgAGTTCAGCTAGACTCTGTTAAGATATGGGTGTGGTTATAAATGCTTGGCAAACTCCATCTTCATGATATCATACACACAATCCCAATAGAactgaaggagtgtgtgtgtgcgtgcgtatgtgtgtgcgtgcgtgtgtgtgtgtgtgtgtgcaggtctcaCCTGGGCAGTGCGAGCGACCTGCGTTATTCCATGGTAGAGGGTCAGGATGGCCACTACAGCACAACCGTCATCCGACGGGCACACAAGGGCAGGCTGGCAGCGCTACGGGACGACCCCAACAAGGTGCCCGACTctttacccccacccccccccccctcccccccacccccacacacacatcctgcatcCCATAGTACAGCTGCCATCGCCATGCTAACccacatctctgtctctctctcattctgctgctgctgtccacGTGATGTAAGTCCAACCTGTGAACGCCAGCCTCCATCTGTCTATCGTGCTGGTTCTGTATTGACAGCATGTCAGTGGGAGCATGCTGTGCATCACGCAGGGTCTCTCTGGGAGCGTGGCCGGACAGGGCTTGAcggtgtttcctgtgtgtgtgccgtgcagGTGTACCTGCTGTGTGAGCAGGACTACCCTTCGTTGCGTGGGAGTGTCAGTCACCTGCTCGGCAGCGACATGGAGGCGGAGTCTGACCTGGACGATGACGTTAGTTCCGCCCTCCTGTCTCCCAGCGGCCAATCGGACGCCCAGACTCTCGCTCTAATGCTGCAGGAGCAGCTCGATGCTATTAACGAGGAGATCAggtgacacatacacacgcacacatacacgcacttcTTCACATTATTCCAGCTTTGTCTGTATTAAccataggtctgtgtgtgtgtgtgtgcaggatgatCCAGGTAGAAAGAGAGTCAGCAGACCTGCGCTCTGACGAGATAGAATCCCGTGTGAACAGCGGCAGCATGGACGGGCTCAACGTCACGCTCCGCCCCCGAGCACTGCCCACCTCTGCCACTGCCCAATCActggcctcctccacctccccgcccAACAGCGGGCGCTCGACACCCAAACACCACGCACGCAACGCCAGCCACCAGCTGGGCATCATGACCCTGGTGAGACAGCGAACACACtgtcacgcacacatgcacgttcACAACTCCTTTTGCCGTGTGGTAAAGGAAAAGGTTTCCAGCTCTAAGTTAGCATTTagagtgtgtgtccgtgcatttgtgtatgcgtgtgtgtttgtgtgcgtgtgagtgtgtgcacgtctCTAACCACTtgcctctgtgtttgtgtgtgtctctctgtgtgtgtgtgtgcctggctgtCTCCCAACAGCCCAGTGACCTGAGGAAACACCGCAGGAAAGTAGCAGTAAGTCTGTCTAGCATTCTGTCCACACTaacctacacacagagacacacaacagGTCACCTCACTgtgacctctctccctccctccctccctccctccctccctccctccctccctccctccctccctccctccttctctccctctctccctccctcctccctccctccctccttctctccctctctccctcccccctccctccctccctccctccctccttctctccctctctccctcccccctccctccctccctccttctctccctccctcccccctccctccctccatccatccctccctccttctctccctctctccctccctccctccctcccccctccctccctccctccctccttctctccctctctccctcccccctccctccctccatccatccctccctccctccttctctccctccagtctcccacggaggtgagggaggataaGGCTACCATTAAGTGTGAGacgtcccccccctcctctcctcgaaGCTTACGACTGGAGACCAACTTTGCCCAGCTCACAGGCAGCCTGGAGGATGGcagagggtacacacacaccaacacagtcacGCAGCATTTATTTCACCTTAGAAGCTGTTTCTGCTGGAACCTTAGTTGTAATACCTGCTGGTCTAGCTAGGGGCGCTgcttgtgtgtgaccctgtcctGGTGTCTCTCCAGAGGAAAGCAGAAGAAAGGGATCAAGTCTTCTATCGGACGTCTGTTTGGGAAGAAGGAGAAGGCTCGCATGGAGCAGactctggggagagagacacaggctgtACCTGCCATAATGCCAGgtaacacacaaacagtacTATACCCACACGTGCACAATGATACAGGAGACTTTCTGTCAAATGGCatccactgtgtctgtgtttcagacTTTGAGATGAGCATTGGAGATACCATGACTCTGGGAAAGCTGGGCactcaggcagagagagaccgcAGGATGAAAAAGAAGTGagctttctctctgtatctcttcctctctctgtgtgtgtctgtatctcaGTCTGTCTCAGTCCCTCTGTCCTTCTGACTCTAAGGCAAAGCTGATGCTGATATCCGCTCGCTTTGATAATTCTATAATTATGTacatctctctttgtccctctccctctctctctctctctctctctctctctctctctctctctctctctctctctccctctatctctctctctttctctcagacatGAGCTGTTGGAGGATGCCAGGAGGAGAGGTCTGCCTTTCGCCCAGTGGGATGGGCCTACTGTAGTCTCCTGGCTAgaggtaggctactgtacaCCCTATCAGCTGGACCCCACGTCCCATATCCTCCTCCCCAGCATGTCCCCTGatgctcctctctgtccccagcTGTGGGTGGGCATGCCGGCCTGGTACGTGGCGGCGTGTCGCGCCAACGTGAAGAGCGGCGCCATCATGTCGGCGCTGTCCGACACGGAGATCCAGAGGGAGATCGGCATCAGCAACCCCCTGCACCGCCTCAAGCTGCGCCTGGCCATCCAGGAGATGGTGTCCCTCACCAGCCCCTCCGCACCACTCACCTCCagaacggtacacacacacacacgtgttacaCTTAGTAATAAGGCATCCGCCACTACACAGatttcctccctcacctccacgtCCTGTTCCctgaatgactgactgactgtctggctgtctggctgactgtctgtctggggtGATGTTCCACCCTCCAGAGTTCTGTGCAGCAGCAGAGCCCTACTGggagaatgatgatgatgatgatgatggctaCTGTGCTGTCCTGGGCTGCATGTGGCTGAATGGGAACCTACTCTCTCAGACTGTCCCAGATGTACGACCTGCCTGTAACACACTCCCGCTCTTCTCTTCACTTAAGACACTGTgtatactgtacgtgtgtgtgtgtctttgtgtgtgtgttgttatatGCTCTCCTTCTCTGAGCAGTCCTCCGGAAATGTGTGGCTGACTCATGAAGAGATGGAGAACCTGGCTTCCTCCACTAAAGCGGTCAGTGCCATCTGGgtactccctccacctccctcacacacacacacacacacactctcacacacaccctgtccctgCCGCGCCACACATATGCCCACTTCCGCACCCCCCTTGCCACCAACTATCACTTCTGCATGCCAACAACCTTCACTGCCTCTGTGTTGGTGAAACCAtgtccttggtgtgtgtgcgcgtgtggctgtctgtttgtgtgtgcgtgtgtgtgtgtctggctgtctggttatgtatgtgtgtcaacATGGTCTGTAATGCCATCATGATTGTGTAAGTGTATACTTGTCTTCTCAATGCTACAGTATTCTAGTCCAGTCATAGGTTTCCAGCTTTTCCTAATGCAATTCTTCAGTTTAGTTGGTACTGGgcaaaaactgtgtgtgtgtgtgtatgcacgagtgtgcgtacgcgtgtgtgtgtctgtgtgtgtcatgtgtctcTAACCCTCTATACTGTTTGTGCCATGCTGGGCGTCCCTCAGGAGAATGAGGAGGGCAGCTGGGCTCAGGTAAGATAACTCCTCCCCTAACACCGGCCTGCTGTCGCCATaacaacacacacctgtcagaaGGAGCCCAGTCCACACTGATACTCTGAGAtaggaaacacacaaacacacaaacacgcacacactctctctttcacctatcgctcacacacacactctctcacacacactctctcacgcacacacacgcagacacacacacacacacgctaaccgtGTGTTTCTCCCTGCAGACCCTGGCGTATGGGGATATGAACCATGAGTGGATAGGTAATGAGTGGCTGCCCAGCCTGGGGCTGCCCCAGTACCGCTCCTACTTCATGGAGTGTCTGGTGGACGCCCGCATGCTGGACCACCTCACCAAGAAGGACCTGAGGACCCACCTCAAGATGGTGGACAGCTTCCACAGGtctgtcaccatggcaactaACCCCCACGGATGTGTTTGGCTTTTTTTTCCTGTTTTTCTGTGTTTACATGTTTGCCTTACAGATTATAGTTGGACACGGAATaaacttgtgtgtatgtgtgtgtgtgtctgtgcgtgcatgtgtctaAAATAGGGCCAGTCTGCAATATGGTATTATGTGCTTGAAGAGACTCAATTATGACAGGAAAGACCTGGagcgcaggagagaggagagccagcACGACATGAAAggtacactcacaacacacacacacacacacagaccacacacagccatggacacacacgcagacacattcacaaacacgtACATGGTTTAGACACATGATATCTAGACCACACAGGCaggcatggaaacacacacacacagaaacactcaaGTACACAGTGCCATCTGGTGGAGCTGATGAGTACTGCTTCAGTAGATAAGTGTAACAGCTCAGCCTGGTACTGTCCAAAGCCAGTTTGGCTCCCAACCTTGATAgagcaacaccccccccccctctccccccccacacacacacactcacaaatacacacacacacattcaaacactgagacacacatacatacacagccaAAGCCTTGCGACCTTACGACCTTGAGCTCTGTACATGAACTTGACTCAGCTGTTGTGTCTCATCAgaaccttcccccctctctctcttacacaaacacacacaatttctcactctctcacacacaccacacactcgcCGCCTGTTCCAATTGAGAAAGCTAGTTGGCAGCTGTGGTTTGACAGAACAAAGAGGAGTGTGCCTACGAATTTACACTATACTCATATAAGCATTATTGGTCAATATCtccctttttgtctctctccctcctttgccctccctctccctccctcaccctctctctctcctttatggTACCGTGTGTAGATGCGCTGGTGTGGACGAACGAGCAGGTGATCCACTGGGCTCAGTCCATCGGTCTGAGGGAGTACAGCACCAACCTGCTGGAGAGTGGGATCCATGGAGCTCTCATCTCTCTGGACGAGACCTTTGACTACAGCAGCCTAGCTCTCATACTGCAGATCCCCATGCagaacacacaggtacacacacacacacacacacaggtatagactgacactcacacacagaacacacaggtttacactcacacacacagaacacagatataaacacagaaacacaccctgcATGCACACCTACAAACAAGGTACCAAACAATTTGGGGGGGAATCTTGTTTTTCAGGCGCGCCAGGTTCTGGAGCGAGAGTTCAACAACGTCCTGGCTCTGGGTACTGACCgtcagctggaggaggtgaggcagggccTTGCACACTCAACACCAGGGCCTTGCACACTCAACACCAGGGCCTTGCACACTCAACACCAGGGCCTTGCACACTCAACACCAAAGCCGTGCACACTCAACAACAGGGCCTTGCACACTCAACATCAGGGCCTTGCACACTCAACATCAGGGCCTTGCACACTCAACACCAGGGCATTGCACACTCAACATCAGGGCCTTGCACACTCAACATCAGGGCCGATGTGCTACAGTGTCAATATACTGGAGGCCTACATTGaacactgtctctgtctgcagaGTGGGGATGATAAGACTTTCCGCCGTTCTCCGTCATGGCGAAAGCGTTTCCGTGcgcgggagggaggggctggccTGGGGATGATGGCGGGATCCATGGAAACGCTCCCCGCAGGGTTCCGCATGCCCTCCATGTCCGTCCCTCCGTCCATGTCTCTGGTGCCCAAGAAACAGCTGCAACCTGAAGGTGTGTGCGTGGATGTCTGTGGATGACACAGTACTGGGCCTTACAACAATAACCGGCTAACCAATtgctttgcatgtgtgtgctttgtgtctAACTATGCTTGTGTAGCACTCTCTGCTTGGCCTGACTAACTGCATGCCTTTGTCCTCTTGCTCTGCTACACTCCTTTCTGCCATGCCTTGTCTAGCTCCTCCCCCGGCACCACAGAGACTGGACCCCTCGGCGGTGCGGACCTACTCATGCTAATTACACTCCACTCCGCTTACTAACAGGAGCACTGATGCTAACAGGTGAGCTAACCCCTCTCCCACACTACCTAGCACCTAAGCAGCTAAGCTAACAGGTGAGCTATTTACACGTCAGTGCTAACTTACAGCTAGACTTAAGCCTGCGTCTGAGCTAGCTCTCCtccaggagtaactggggataaacAGGTGAGCCCTGAAACCAGCATGAATGTTTGTTGGGTTTCTGGAATTGGTTcaatgtgtttctgtctcttttttccctctctttctcttcttccacCCAGTGCATTCTCATTACCTGTACGGACACATGCTTGCGGCCTTTCGAGAGTGACATGCCAAatctggagagagacctggtcGTCAGGGGGCTcatcaaatcccccccccccccccctgtacccagcctcacctcccacctctcccccctcacctcacacccgCCCTGGACACGTGCAATACAATTTAGAGGTGAACTGAACTCCCACCTTGGAACTCTTGAGCGTGCTCATTGGCTGCGCTCGCTGCTGTAGAGGAGactcctcccagtctctcccagtaaCCCCAGTGCTCCCAGTAGCCTTGTTGTTGTGGTGTAGTGCTTCTGCTCCtactcctgacccctgacccctggtccATTCTGTGGGTTCTagtcttcatcctcctcatcagccTCATCTGTGGATTTGACTCTTAACTTGTCTAACTCTAAGGTCCAACTCCAGATTGCAACCGTCACACTGTCCCCTGGACCTAGAGAAGGTCAGAGTGGAGAGGACATCAGTAGGTCTAGATGTCTGAGGGTGATAGGTGTTGATTTGGATTCGGATTGAACCTATTGGGTGTGTCAATGAAAAATCACAATACACGTTGCCCCCTATCGGTTATGCAAGGTACTACTCATTATCGTCTGTACATAAAATGGATGACTTATGTTTTTTatagaaatatatataaatatatatattggaaTTATATATGGAGAATATTATACTATCATTGCTGTATGAAACCCAATGCCCTGTATTCGGTAGTGACTGTTCTCTTCCTGTGTTGGACCTCTGTGTGTCTTATATGCTGTCAGTGTGTGAACTGTTAGTGGGGGGAACTCACTAAGtaggggtgtgttggtgtgtgaatACTAAAAGGACTCTCTACAGGTTCAAGGGTCCAATTCTATACTGTTCAGTTCCCTTTTCCTGCCACCTCTCCCATTTCCTTACCTCCATCCTTGTTTAGCACTATgtagctcctccctctccccttcggcttccctccccctgcctctaggTTGACATGATGTAGCTAACATGATTAGAGTAGAGCGTTTGTAGACGTGAGCGAGCCAGAGAGCCAGCATATGGGCCGTTTGTGAATGAAAGCTCCAGTCTCTTATATCTGGGACTGGAGGCACTCTGCGTCGCCCCAGACTaccaggagtgtgtgtctgggggtctCTGTTTAGATGAGTTGTGAGAGTGTCCACTGTAGCTGTTTCTGGGTGATTCCGTATTTCTTTTCTAATCAAACTGTAAATTGCTGCTTGGCACCAGCCAATGAAATCGACACAAAACTGGTCACCTGACACAGACATCACATCATGTTTGGGTGCATCCTGcccccaccctcttcctgtctagTTGCCATAGGGATGTGACAGTGGCCAGTACTGTTCTCTGACTGTCGGGATGCTGTGTGTGACCTGCTCCTGCTGTCCAATGAGAGTATGGTATCAGTGAACCAGTGAATTGTTGGGTGGGTGTATTATCTTTTTTATTTGACAGACAATGTTCTAAAGGTGTAATGTGCTACTGTGGCAGCTAtgagtactgtatgtgtatttaTTCCAGGTGTGAAATGATGCTGACAAATCAATACTTTATTATTTGGCTATTTAAATGAAGTGTATTGTATTTATGACACTATATAGACATAAGTAAATCTGTTTTTTTAAGATAAAAGTTGAATGATGTGTGTTTATTTCATGTTTGGGTGAtgttggtgcgtgtgtgaagGACATTCATTGgcaagatattgaaaatggtcTTTAATGCAAGGACTGGTCAGAATATCACTTCTTGCAAAATCTACAAATACACAACAATCTTCGTTATAAAAGTCAAAAATAAGTTAgcaaaaaatagaaaataaaatagCAAAACCACTCTGTAGAAAAACGGAACGTATATACATCACTAGCATTCATAACCAGTTTAAATTAAGCAGATCTTGGTCAAAACTGCCATGGTACATGATTGGCCCCACAAATAAACTCATGTTTTTaagcataaaacacacacaaacagaatgcAAGATAGATCAGGGATCTAGGTTTCGAAAGATTGGATTTCTTTAAGTTAGGACAGAAAAACTAGgctttctctccacctcagAATGACTCCAGGCAGAAGCCTAAGGGAGATCCCCACTGGAAGTAGATCTTTGGTGAAAGTCATGCAGGAGTCAGTGGGTTCTCATGGTAGAGTCTGGTCCTGGAGctgtgggggaggtgtggaccACAGAGttcaagaggaaggagaggaggagaggaggagaggaggagaggaggagaggggaacctTGGAAGGGAACAAGGCCTTAGGgtagaggagcggagagagagacatcagattggagtagaggagaggagaagggcacCTCAGAAGGGCACCTCAGAAGGGAACAAGATCTCAgggtggagaagaagaagaagaggactgAGGTTGGTTCTATACGTTTTGGTGCCCAGATGATCACTAGAGATCATAAAACACAAAGTCTATTTTTCAGATTGGTGTCATGTTATTCTATGGTAGGATTCACATGAATGGTGATTTGATAAAGAATCATGACTTCATGACAATGATCTAAAAATGTCAATACTGGATGaatgtccttctctctcagccCCGGTGTGTTagcctctgtgtgtctgactctggCGCTCACGCTGGGGTGCTTTACTTGGGAATGTCCACCGGTACTGGGTACACCACAGGTCCCTCAGCGGCTGTGATGCTGTCCACGATGGAGGTCAGGGAGCGCAggttggtctggtctggagagTCGGCGCTCAGAAGgtctggggaggaagaggggccaGGTCAGCACCCAGCaaggtgtgatgtgtgtgtgtgtgtgtgtgtgtgtgtgtgtgtgtgtgtgtgtgtgtgtgtgtgggaccacgTACCCTCGTTGCTGTAGTTGTGCGTACACTGGTCCGAGGCGCTGCTCCACTCTGGGCTGCTACAGCAGGTGCTGCCTGATCTCTGCTCGCTTGACGACGAcacctgttgccatggagacgcaGACAGAAGGCGCTGTCAGTCACTCTGTGTTATGACACATCATGCCCCaccctacacagacacaccagaaacAGTAAGCGGCTCACTGCGAcgcacaactcacacacacacacacaaacacacacacacacacacatgcacaagacTTGGACTGAACATACACACCATATCATTGTGGTAAAGCTAACCTACACCAGTCCTTAGAACCCATGTTGTTTGGTCAGTTCCATAGGAACACAAAGTCAATAAGATAACGTTATTTGATATCTTAAAGATCAAATCTGTAACTTGAAACCAAACAGAATATGTAAGTCATGCTGGACATTACAGTATATCCTCCATCGATGACTTTAAATAGTCAAAACAGTTTTTTATGAAATCATACATTTCTAAATACAAGATCATTCTAGAGATTCCAGTTTGATTGTATCTGACCATGTTTGTAGCTGAGACACACGTGTGATCAGTTTTTTTATGAACGAGGAGATTTACTAC containing:
- the ppfia4 gene encoding liprin-alpha-4 isoform X5, which produces MMCEVMPTITEGDSGGPPRGGSTQNGADQEANFEQLMVNMLDERDKLLESLRETQETLIQSQTKLQGAQHERDVLQRQINAALPQEFATLTKELNVCREQLLEKEEEISELKAERNNTRLLLEHLECLVARHERSLRMTVVKRQPPPPSGVSSEVEVLKALKSLFEHHKALDEKVRERLRVALERVTTLEGQLSTTTQERLPNGSIDAHDDGSRSAELQELLDRTNQELAQTRERSGALNTRVAELEAELANARRDLSRSEELSIKQQREHREALAQREDMEERITTLEKRYLAAQRETTHIHDLNDKLENELATKDSLHRQSEEKLRQLQELLELAEQRLAQTMRKAETLPEVEAELAQRVAALTKAEERHGNVEERLRQLESQLEEKNQELGRARQREKMNEEHNKRLSDTVDRLLTESNERLQLHLKERMAALEDKNSLIQDLENSQKQLEEFHHTRERLIGEIEKLRNEIDHLKRRSGVFGDGTHSRSHLGSASDLRYSMVEGQDGHYSTTVIRRAHKGRLAALRDDPNKVYLLCEQDYPSLRGSVSHLLGSDMEAESDLDDDVSSALLSPSGQSDAQTLALMLQEQLDAINEEIRMIQVERESADLRSDEIESRVNSGSMDGLNVTLRPRALPTSATAQSLASSTSPPNSGRSTPKHHARNASHQLGIMTLPSDLRKHRRKVASPTEVREDKATIKCETSPPSSPRSLRLETNFAQLTGSLEDGRGGKQKKGIKSSIGRLFGKKEKARMEQTLGRETQAVPAIMPDFEMSIGDTMTLGKLGTQAERDRRMKKKHELLEDARRRGLPFAQWDGPTVVSWLELWVGMPAWYVAACRANVKSGAIMSALSDTEIQREIGISNPLHRLKLRLAIQEMVSLTSPSAPLTSRTSSGNVWLTHEEMENLASSTKAENEEGSWAQTLAYGDMNHEWIGNEWLPSLGLPQYRSYFMECLVDARMLDHLTKKDLRTHLKMVDSFHRASLQYGIMCLKRLNYDRKDLERRREESQHDMKDALVWTNEQVIHWAQSIGLREYSTNLLESGIHGALISLDETFDYSSLALILQIPMQNTQARQVLEREFNNVLALGTDRQLEESGDDKTFRRSPSWRKRFRAREGGAGLGMMAGSMETLPAGFRMPSMSVPPSMSLVPKKQLQPEAPPPAPQRLDPSAVRTYSC
- the ppfia4 gene encoding liprin-alpha-4 isoform X2, with the protein product MMCEVMPTITEGDSGGPPRGGSTQNGADQEANFEQLMVNMLDERDKLLESLRETQETLIQSQTKLQGAQHERDVLQRQINAALPQEFATLTKELNVCREQLLEKEEEISELKAERNNTRLLLEHLECLVARHERSLRMTVVKRQPPPPSGVSSEVEVLKALKSLFEHHKALDEKVRERLRVALERVTTLEGQLSTTTQELNIVKQRKDEESVDRTDTSKPTWKRLPNGSIDAHDDGSRSAELQELLDRTNQELAQTRERSGALNTRVAELEAELANARRDLSRSEELSIKQQREHREALAQREDMEERITTLEKRYLAAQRETTHIHDLNDKLENELATKDSLHRQSEEKLRQLQELLELAEQRLAQTMRKAETLPEVEAELAQRVAALTKAEERHGNVEERLRQLESQLEEKNQELGRARQREKMNEEHNKRLSDTVDRLLTESNERLQLHLKERMAALEDKNSLIQDLENSQKQLEEFHHTRERLIGEIEKLRNEIDHLKRRSGVFGDGTHSRSHLGSASDLRYSMVEGQDGHYSTTVIRRAHKGRLAALRDDPNKVYLLCEQDYPSLRGSVSHLLGSDMEAESDLDDDVSSALLSPSGQSDAQTLALMLQEQLDAINEEIRMIQVERESADLRSDEIESRVNSGSMDGLNVTLRPRALPTSATAQSLASSTSPPNSGRSTPKHHARNASHQLGIMTLPSDLRKHRRKVASPTEVREDKATIKCETSPPSSPRSLRLETNFAQLTGSLEDGRGGKQKKGIKSSIGRLFGKKEKARMEQTLGRETQAVPAIMPDFEMSIGDTMTLGKLGTQAERDRRMKKKHELLEDARRRGLPFAQWDGPTVVSWLELWVGMPAWYVAACRANVKSGAIMSALSDTEIQREIGISNPLHRLKLRLAIQEMVSLTSPSAPLTSRTSSGNVWLTHEEMENLASSTKAENEEGSWAQTLAYGDMNHEWIGNEWLPSLGLPQYRSYFMECLVDARMLDHLTKKDLRTHLKMVDSFHRASLQYGIMCLKRLNYDRKDLERRREESQHDMKDALVWTNEQVIHWAQSIGLREYSTNLLESGIHGALISLDETFDYSSLALILQIPMQNTQARQVLEREFNNVLALGTDRQLEESGDDKTFRRSPSWRKRFRAREGGAGLGMMAGSMETLPAGFRMPSMSVPPSMSLVPKKQLQPEVHSHYLYGHMLAAFRE
- the ppfia4 gene encoding liprin-alpha-4 isoform X3, producing MMCEVMPTITEGDSGGPPRGGSTQNGADQEANFEQLMVNMLDERDKLLESLRETQETLIQSQTKLQGAQHERDVLQRQINAALPQEFATLTKELNVCREQLLEKEEEISELKAERNNTRLLLEHLECLVARHERSLRMTVVKRQPPPPSGVSSEVEVLKALKSLFEHHKALDEKVRERLRVALERVTTLEGQLSTTTQELNIVKQRKDEESVDRTDTSKPTWKRLPNGSIDAHDDGSRSAELQELLDRTNQELAQTRERSGALNTRVAELEAELANARRDLSRSEELSIKQQREHREREDMEERITTLEKRYLAAQRETTHIHDLNDKLENELATKDSLHRQSEEKLRQLQELLELAEQRLAQTMRKAETLPEVEAELAQRVAALTKAEERHGNVEERLRQLESQLEEKNQELGRARQREKMNEEHNKRLSDTVDRLLTESNERLQLHLKERMAALEDKNSLIQDLENSQKQLEEFHHTRERLIGEIEKLRNEIDHLKRRSGVFGDGTHSRSHLGSASDLRYSMVEGQDGHYSTTVIRRAHKGRLAALRDDPNKVYLLCEQDYPSLRGSVSHLLGSDMEAESDLDDDVSSALLSPSGQSDAQTLALMLQEQLDAINEEIRMIQVERESADLRSDEIESRVNSGSMDGLNVTLRPRALPTSATAQSLASSTSPPNSGRSTPKHHARNASHQLGIMTLPSDLRKHRRKVASPTEVREDKATIKCETSPPSSPRSLRLETNFAQLTGSLEDGRGGKQKKGIKSSIGRLFGKKEKARMEQTLGRETQAVPAIMPDFEMSIGDTMTLGKLGTQAERDRRMKKKHELLEDARRRGLPFAQWDGPTVVSWLELWVGMPAWYVAACRANVKSGAIMSALSDTEIQREIGISNPLHRLKLRLAIQEMVSLTSPSAPLTSRTSSGNVWLTHEEMENLASSTKAENEEGSWAQTLAYGDMNHEWIGNEWLPSLGLPQYRSYFMECLVDARMLDHLTKKDLRTHLKMVDSFHRASLQYGIMCLKRLNYDRKDLERRREESQHDMKDALVWTNEQVIHWAQSIGLREYSTNLLESGIHGALISLDETFDYSSLALILQIPMQNTQARQVLEREFNNVLALGTDRQLEESGDDKTFRRSPSWRKRFRAREGGAGLGMMAGSMETLPAGFRMPSMSVPPSMSLVPKKQLQPEAPPPAPQRLDPSAVRTYSC